GACGACGCCGAGCACACTGCCCCAGATGATGCCCGAGTCGTCGCCGGTGCAGCGGTACTCCGGCCAGGTCTCGTCCGCGCCGAGACATCCGTACCGGTTCGAGAGCCCGACGACCAGGCCGACGAGACCGACGACGATGCAGAGCAGCGCGAACGCGCCGAGACCGATGACCCACCGCTGGGCAGGGGAGAGACGACGCACGGAGCGACCGTAGCGGACGGGAGGCGCGGTGCACGTGACCCAGATCGGGTCACGTGCACCGCGCCTCCGGTGGTGTCAGTGCTTGGTCGCCTTGGCGATCTTCTTGCCGAGCTTCTTGCGTGCCTTCCGCGAACGCGGGTCGTTCCACAGCTCGCGCGCGGTCTGGGTCTTCGACTTCTTGTTCACGGGGCGGGTGGCGCGCGCGCCGAACCAGAACCCGATGAAGACGATCGCGCCGATGAGGATGATGCGGTTGCGCATGGGGACTCCTTCGATGGTGGTGCGGGCGGCCGAGGACCTCAGCCGGTGAAGCGGTTCCAGAGCTCCGTGACGATGGGCCACACGTCGCCGGCGCGGTCGGCCGAACCGACGGCCACCAGGACGACCGGGACCGCGGTCACGGCGATGCTGACCAGGACGGCGAGCACGACGGCGATCGTCGCCGTGGTGGTGTGCCGTCGGGTGAACGCCAGGAGCAGCAACCCGAGGACCACGACGGCTCCGAGCAGCGCCACGATCGTCACCCGGACGAACGGGAACGGGACGAGTCCGGCGGTGGTGGCGGTGACCCCGCCGAGGAACCCGACGAGGGGGAGGAACGCACCGAGCAACGTCCCGAGGACCAGAACGACGCCGATGCCGCTCGCGATCCAGACGCCGCGGGGGCGGGGCCGCCGGACCTTCGTCCGGCGGTTGCCCGACCACGCGGTGGTCACGAGCGGTCCTGGCGGTGCCGACCGGCCTGCGCGTCGGTGTCCGACCCTGCCGGTGCGTCGTCAACGGCCGCCTGTGCGGCTGCGTCGGCCGACTCGGCCGCTGCTGCGGCTGCGTCCTCCGCGGCGTCGGCAGCGTCCTCCGCTGCCTCGGCAGCCGCAGCTGCACGATCCGCGGGCGCCGCGGACTCGGTGGCAGCAGGTTCGGTCACGGTGTCGACGACGGCGTCACGTGCGCCGGCCGCGGCGTCCTTCGCCGAGTCGGCGGCGTCCGCTGCCAACTCGGAGGACCGGACGAGCGCCTCCGCTGCCGCGTCCCGGACGTTGCCGGTGGTCTCGGCTGCGCTGTCGACGGCGCGCTTCGTGGCGTCGGCGGTCACGTCGGCCGCACGGCGGGTGGCGTCGGCCGTGGCATCGGCCGCCTTGCCGGCCTGCTCGACGGTGGCCTCCGCGGCGTCGCGGGTGGCGTCGGCGGCCTGTCGAGCGACGTCGGCCGTCGCCTCGGCGGTGCGCTTCGTCACGTCGGCCGTGGCGGACGCGGCGCGCTTCGTGGCGTCCGCGGTGGCCGTCGCGGCCTCCTTGAGCGCCTCACCGGTGGCGTCGGTGGCTCGCTTGGTGGCGGTGGCGGTGGCGGTGGCGGCCTGCTTGACCGCATCGCCGGTGGCCTCTGCCGCCCGGCCGAGCGGCGACTGCTCGTCGTCGAACGGGCCGTGCACGTCCAGCACGCGGACGTCGACGGACGTCGGGACGTCGGAGACCTGGCGCGTGGCCGCGGTCACCTGCTTGCGGACCTCGTCCGCGACGGCGATCACCGGGTGCGGGTAGCTGACGACGACGGAGACCCGCACGCCCAGCGCGCCGTCCTCGTCGTCGACCTGCACCCCAGCGGTGCCGGCGCTGCGGCCGAGCTGCTGCCGGAACTGGTCGGCGGCGCGGGCGGCGATCCCGCCGAGGTGGTGCACGCCGGGGACGCCCAGTGCGGTCTCCGCCGCGGTCCGGGCCACGATCGCCACGGTGCTCGCGTCGTCTGGGAGCGGCTGCGTGAGCTCCGCGGGCAGGGCCACCTCGGTGACCTGTGTGTGCGAATTCGGGTCGTGCTGCATGGTTCCTCCTCGTTCGGTCCGCCGGAACGCGTCGGGGCACTCGACAGGCGAGTGCCCCGACACGGTTCGTGCGTCCTACTTCTTGAAGACGTCCTTGACGTCCTCGCCGGTCTGCTTGACGCTCGCGGCGGCCTGGTCCTTCTGGCCCTCGGCGACCTTCGAGTCGTCGTTCGTGGCCTTGCCGACCGCTTCCTTCGCCTTGCCGGCGAGGTCCTGAGCAGCGTTCTTGATCTTGTCGTCGAGTCCCATGACGGGTCCTTTCTTCGGTCGGGCGCGTGCCCGATGGGTGGTGGTCTGGTGGGCCGGGAGGCCCGGGTCACGTCCGGCTGACGGCTGTCAGTGGACGCGGGTGGGTTTGGCGAGGGTGGAGCGGGTGCCGCCGGTGAGGTGGACGAGGACGGGGATCTGCCGGCCGAGGGTGCGGTCCAGGACGGTGATGGCGTGGTCGACGGCGGTGAGGACGGTGACGGCGTCACCACCACGGCGGACCGCGACGCGGATGCGTGCGGCGCGTTGCCGTCGGACGAGGTACGTGTCGACGCGGGCGCTGATGACGTCGCGGACGCCGTCGAGTTCGTGGTCGACGACGTCGCGGACGAGAGCGACGTTGACGGTGACCTGGTCGTCGCCGGAGCGTTCCCGGACGGCGACGGACGTGCCGCCCCCACCACGGGTGAACACCCACACCAACGCCAGCACGATCACCACGGCGCAGGCCGCGACGATGATCCACAGCGACGACGCCGGCACGGTCAGGTTCCGGGGCAGCTGGATGGTGCCGGAGATCGCGTCGCGGACGGCGGGCAGGACGCCCGCGCCGATGGTGATGCCGACGATGACCGCGACGAGGCCGAGGATGAACAGGATGATCCGGTTCAGGGTCCGGTTGCTCTTGGTCATGCGAGGGTTCCCTTCTCCTCGACCGTGACGCTGACGCGTCGGCCGAAGCGTTCGTCGAGCCCGGACAGGCGGTCCCGGACGGCGTCGCGGATGACGGTGTCGTCGACGGGGATCCCGCTGACGGGCACCACACGGACCGTGGTGGAGCGTCCGCGGGCGGTCGCGGAGGCGTTGCCCTCCGGGACCCCGGCGGCCATCCCGGCGGCGTTCGCGGCGGTGGAGGCGAGGATGCGGGTGTCGATGACGACGGCACCACGGTCGTGGTCGATGACGGAGCGGTGCTGCCGGCCGGGCTTCAGGGCCAGGACGATCAGGACCACACCGAGGACCAGCAGGACCACGGCGATGACCTCCGCGATCGTGACGAACGCGGCGTCCGGGCGGAGCGCGGCGTCGACGACGGTCTGCGGGTCGGCGAGCAGCGGGGGCCGGCCGATGGCGGCGAGGACCGCTTCGGTGCCGATCCACGCAGCGACCAGGGCGAGCACCACGAGCGACACCGCCACGGCGGTCGAGCGGGAGCGGTGCACGCTCCGGCGACGGATGCGTCGTTCGACGGAACCGTTGCTCATGATGGCCTCCTAAGCGATCCGGGACTGGTGCTCGCGCACGATCCCGGTGAGTTCGATGTGGGCACTACCGACGCGGCGGCCGGTGAGTTCCCCGACCCGGCCCTTGACCTCGTCCGCGACCCGGGCGGTGCGGGTGACGATGTCGTCGCCCGCGGCGATGGGGCCGGTGATGTCGAGCGCGAGCGCGCCGGCGGTGTCGCCGAGACCGACGCGCACCCGCTTGGCGGGGGCGCCGAGCCGTTCGGCTGCGACGGCCCGCGCCAGCGAGGTCAGTGCGCGAGCGGTGATCTCGACGCGGCCCGGGACGTCCGGGCCGGCGTTCACCGGGAGCTCCGGCGTCCGGTCAGCACGTCGGCGAGGGCACCCCGGTCGATGCGGCCGGTGACGAGGGCGGCCACGAGAGCCCCGACGGCGCCGAACACGACCACGAGCACGAAGCCCCAGAACCCGAACTGCAACGCCACGACGGCGAGGATCGCCCCGATGAGGGCTCCGATCAGTGTGTTGCTCATGCGACTCGCGCTTCCTTCTTCTCGTCGTCCTTGTCGTCGTCGTCACCCGGGATGAACACGTCCTGCACGGTCACGTTCACCTCGGCGACCTCCATGCCCACGATCTGCTCCAGCGCACGAGCGACACCGGCGCGGACACCGTCAGCGACCTGCTGCAGGGCGACGGGGTACTCCGCGACGATCACGATGTCCGCGGCGACCTGCTTCTCGCCGACCTCGACCTTGACGCCCTGCCCGAAGTCACGCTGCCCGATCGCGTCACGGATCGCACCGATCGCACGCGCGGCACCGTTGCCGAGGGAGTGCACCCCGTTCACCTCACGCGCAGCGATCCCGGCGACCTTCGACACGACGGTGTCGTCGATCGTGGTCTTGCCGGTGACGCCGCCGGTGTGGGTGCCCGTGTTCCGAGCGACCCCCGAAGCCGTCGCAGCCGAAGCAGTCGTGGTGGTCGTGGTGTCAGCCATGTTCGTTCCTTCCGTTGACCCGCCGGGCGTTCCCAGCGGTTGCTGTTCACGGATGAGACGGGGCCCACCAGACGTTCGTCACACGGAGGTGATCGGATTCAGGAACTTTTCAGAGACACCGCCGGATGCCTGTGTTTCCGTACCCCGGCTGGTGGGACGTTCAGCGGACTGCGCTGATTCCGTCCGTCTGGTTGCGTCCTGCAGCACCACGGATCGACCGCACGGCCGCCATCGGGGACTCGCCCCGTTCCTCCAGGAAGAGCTGCTGGAGCCGGCGCGGACGCACGCCCGCCGCGTCGGCGATCGCCTGCAGCGTCACCGGTTCGTCGGGGTGCGACTCGATGAACTCGACGGCCCGGCGGAGCCGCCAGGAGGCGCGGCCCGGCTTGGCGGCGCGCGACGAGCGGAGCGTCGTGGCCGGGTCCTCGCCGTACCGGTCGCGGTACGCGCCGGCGAGGCGGCCGTGGTTCGTGAAGCCCCAGCGTCGGGCGATCTCGGTGACGCTCTCGTCGCCGTCCGAGTGCAGGAGCTCGCGTCGGACGCGGTCGAGCCGGTGGTCGCGGAGGAACCGGTGCGGGGTCGAGTCGAGCGTCCGCGCGAAGACGTCCTGCAGCCCCCGCTGGCTGAGCCCGCACGCGGCGGCGATCTCGGGGACCGAGGGGCGTTCGGCGGCGTGCTCCTCGATGAACCGCACCGCGTCCCGCAGACGGTTCGCCACCGGGACGTCCGATCCGCGGTTCCGGATCGGGAAGGTGTCGAGGACGACGACGGCGAGCCGCCGGTTGAGGGCCGTCCGCATCGGTCCGAGCACGCGGTCGTCGACGAGCATCGGGCCGATCTCGCGGACGAGGTGGCGGAGGGGTTCCTGGCGCGCGACGGCCTCGTCCTGCTGCTCGAACAGGAGCGGCCCGTCGGGGAGGGCGAAGCCGAGGTCCCGCCCGACCGTGCGGAGGAACCGGTCGGCGATGTGCACGCCGTTGTAGACCGTGCCCGTGGACTCGAAGCGGTAGGCCTCGGACGCCGAGGCGATGTACGGGCTCCCGGGCTCCACCACGCGTGAGCGGTCCGCGAAGTGCATCTCGAGCTGGCCCCTGGTGAGCCAGAACACGACGTGGTCGTCCCGCGGGCCGATGACGCCACCGCGCTTCCCGCCCTCGGCGCGCATCGTGCGGAGCGTCAGGTCGTCGTCGCCCACGACCGTGTACTCGTAGCGGGCGTCCTCGGTCGCGAACGTGTCGGAGGCGAAGTCCGAGCCGTGGTACTCGGCCTCGAAGATGTCGGAGTAGTCCGAGCCGTCGGCGTCCGCGAACCGCAGCCTGCGGAAGCCGTTCGTCGCCGCCTCGGTCATGGGCGCATCCTGCCATGGTTGCGCGTTCGGCGTCAGGGAATACCCTAGGGGGGTACCGTATTGACCATGACGGAGGCCAGCATGCACGAACACGTCGGCTACATCGGCGACAAGGACGACCTGCTCAAGCGACTCCACCGAGCCGAGGGCCAGGTCCGCGGCATCGCCCGCATGGTCGAGGACGAGACGTACTGCATCGACGTCCTCACCCAGATCTCCGCAGCGAACCGGGCGCTCGAGCGTGTCGCCCTGTCGCTGCTCGAGGACCACCTCAAGCACTGCGTCGCCGAGGCCGTCGCCGAGGGCGGCGAGGCCGCCGACGCCAAGGTCCGCGAAGCCAGCGAGGCCATCGCCCGACTCGTCCGCTCCTGAAGGGAACCACCATGAACACCGAACTGCTGCTCGTCGAGGGAATGACCTGCGACCACTGCGTGATGAGCGTCACCGAGGAGCTCACCGAGCTCGACGGCGTGTCCGACGTCCGGGTGCGACTCGTCCCCGGCGGTGCGTCCGAGGTCACGGTGACGTCCGACGCCCCGGTGCCGTCCGACGCGCTCCGCGCCGCGGTCACCGAGGCCGGCTACGAGGTCGTGCGGTCGTGACGGACGGCGCGGTCGAACTCGACATCACGGGGATGACGTGCGCCTCGTGCGCGAACCGCATCGAACGGAAGCTCGGCAAGCTCCCCGGTGTCACGGCGACCGTGAACTACGCGACCGAGAAGGCCACGGTCTCCGGCAGCTCGGACACCGGCGCGCTCATCGCGGCCGTGGAGTCGGCGGGGTACGGGGCGTCCGTGCCCGCCCCGCCCGCACCGGACGGCTCCTCCGCTCCGCGCGAGGACGATGCGTCCGCGGCGCTCCGGCAGCGCCTGGTCGTCTCGGCCGTCCTCGCCGTCCCCGTGGTCGTCCTGTCGATGGTGCCCGTGCTGCAGTTCCCGAACTGGCAGTGGCTGGCCCTCGCACTCGCCGCTCCCGTGGCCGTGTGGGGCGCCCTGCCCTTCCACCGTGCTGCGTGGGTGAACGCCCGGCACGGTGCCGCGACGATGGACACCCTCGTGAGCGTCGGCGTCCTCGCGGCGTTCGGGTGGTCGCTGTACGCGCTGTTCCTCGGTGACGCCGGGATGCCCGGCATGCACATGACCTTCTCGTGGTTCGCCACCGACTCCGAGGCGAGCGACCTGTACCTCGAGGTCGCGTCCGCCGTGACCGTGTTCATCCTCGCCGGGCGGTACATGGAGGCCCGCGCGAAGCAGCAGTCCGGGGCCGCGCTCCGTGCACTGCTCGAACTCGGGGCGAAGGACGCGACGGTGCTCCGCGGGGGATCCGAGTCCCGCGTGCCCGCCGCCTCGCTCGTCGTCGGCGACGTGGTCGTCGTGCGGCCGGGGGAGCGGATCCCGAGCGACGGCACCGTGCGCGAGGGCTCGTCGGCCGTCGACCTCAGCATGCTCACCGGCGAGTCCGTGCCGGTCGAGGTCCGCCCGGGCGACGACGTCACCGGCGCCACGATCAACGTCGGCGGGCGGCTCGTCGTCACGATCACCCGGGTCGGAGCCGACACCGAACTCGCCCGCATGGGCCGTCTCATCGAGGACGCGCAGACCGGGAAGGCTGAGGTCCAGCGCCTCGCCGACCGGGTGTCCGGCGTCTTCGTCCCGATCGTCATCGGGCTCGCGGTGCTGGCCTTCGTCGGGTGGCTCGTCCTCGGCGGCTCTCTGACGGCGGCCTTCACCGCGGCGGTGGCCACGCTCATCATCGCCTGCCCCTGCGCGCTCGGACTCGCGACCCCGACCGCGTTGCTCGTCGGGACCGGCCGGGGATCGCAGCTCGGGATCCTCATCGGCGGTCCGCAGGTCCTCGAACAGACCCGTGGCGTCGACACGATCGTCCTCGACAAGACCGGCACCGTCACCACGGGGTCGATGGCCCTCCGCTCGGTCACCGGCACGCCGGACACCGACGACGCGGCGGTCCTCCGTCTCGCCGCCGCGGTCGAGGACGGCTCCGAGCACCCGGTCGCGCGCGCGATCGTCACGGCCGCACGGGCCCGCGGACTCGACGTCGCCGGTGCGACGCAGTTCACCGCGACGCCCGGCGCCGGCGTCCAGGCGGTCGTCGACGGCGAGGTCGTCCTCGTCGGGACCGTCGCCTGGCTCGAGGCGTCGTGGGCGATCACGGTGCCCGACGCCGTGGCGCAGACGGCCCGGGACGCCGAGGCGGACGGCGGCACGGCGGTCGTCGTCGCGACGGACGGCCGCGCGCTCGGCGTGGTCGTCGTCGCGGACACGGTCAAGCCCGAGGCTGCCGACGCCGTCCGGCGCTTCGTGGTGCTCGGCCTGCACCCGGTACTGCTCACCGGCGACAACGAGGGCGCTGCCCGAGCCGTCGCCACCGCGGTCGGCATCGACGAGGTGCACGCCCGCGCCACCCCGACGTCGAAGCTCGAGACCGTCCGTCGCCTGCAGGCCGAGGGGCGCAGCGTGGCGATGGTCGGCGACGGCGTGAACGACGCCGCAGCCCTGGCCGCTGCCGACCTCGGCATCGCGATGGGGGCCGGCACGGACGCGGCGATCGCAGCGAGCGACATCACGGTGGTCAGCGGCCGCCTGACGGTCGTGGCCGAGGCGATCCGGCTGTCCCGGGCCACCCTGCGCACGATCAAGGGGAACCTGTTCTGGGCGTTCGCGTACAACGTGGCGGCGATCCCGCTCGCGATGGCGGGGCTGCTCAACCCGGTGCTCGCGGGTGCCGCGATGGCGTTCTCGTCGGTCTTCGTCGTGACGAACAGCCTGCGCCTGCGCCGCTTCACCCCGCTGCCCTGACCACCGCGCCGCGGGTCCCGCGCGGGGCCCGCGGCTCGGTCTACCATGAACCTGCCCGCCCCCGCTGGGGGATGTGGAAGTAGAAGCCGGGATCCCCGCCCTTTGACGGGACCCGGCTTTCGCGCTGTTCGGAGCTCGATGCGGATGAGTTCGACCGCGTTCGCGAGTGCCTGCAGCCATCGGTCGTCCCCGGTGTGCGCGTCGCCCACCGCGCCGACGATCTGGTCGGCGATCCACAGCATGGGCTCGTCGAGTGGATTGCCGTGGTCGACGCGCATGCCCCTCGGCAGGCCGCCACGACCGCGCAGCGCATCGATGGTGCGGCGGTCACGTTGCATCAACGAGGGTGTGCGTGCCTCCAGCGTCGTGTGGATCACGTGGTGCCGTTCGCAGAGCTCCCACGCCAGCCGCTCGAGACACAGCGCGCGGGCTCGTTCCTGTCGCTTCGGGTCCATCGGCGTCCCGACCACCACCACGTGCTGGACGTCGAACCCCCTGATGACGGAGATCACGCGCCGCCGGTGTGGTCCGTCGATGTCCCGCCAGTGCAACTTCCGGCGTGTGTTCTGGAGTGGCCGCAGGGCGTCACGGTGTGCTTCGCTCGCTCCAGGAGCGGCGACGACGCCGCCGAGGAAGTACGCGGGGGGTTCGGCGTTCGCGACGCGGGCACTCTCATCGATCCAGGCGTGCAGCTCCATGTCACTCCCCGGCATCCGGCCACGATTGCACGGCTGGACCGGGTGGACGACTTCGCCGGTATTTCGCCGATGCGGTTCGGGCAGGATGGGGGCATGGTGCAGCTACCAGGAGTCCTCGGAGCCGCCGGGCCCGTGCACATCGCGCCCATGGCCGGGGGACCGAGCACCCCGGCGCTCGTCACGGCCGCGGCACGGGCGGGCTCGTTCGCCCAGCTCGCAGCCGGGTACCGGACGCCGGAGTCCCTCGCCGCCGAGGTCGCGTCGGTCCGCGCATCCGGGACCACGGCGTTCGGTGTGAACCTCTTCGTGCCGAACCCGGTACCGATCAGTGACGCCGAGTATGACCGCTACCGGCGACTCCTCGCGCACGAGCCCGGCGCCGTCCCGGTCCCGAAGCGCGAGGACGACGACGCGTGGGAGGACAAGGTCGCCCTGCTGCTCCGAGACCCCGTGCCCGTGGTCTCGTTCACGTTCGGGCTGCCCGACGCCGCGACCGTGCAGGCGTTCCGGCGGCGGGGCACGGTCACGGTGCAGTCGGTGACGGACCCCGACGAGGCGCGGGCGGCCGAGGACCACGGCGTCGACGCTCTCGTCGTGCAGGGCGTCGCCGCCGGCGGGCACTCGGCGGTGCTCGACCCTGCACGGGTGCTCCACGACCGGCCCCTGCCCGACCTCGTGCGCGCCGTGGTGGCGGCCACCTCGTTGCCCGTCGTGACTGCCGGTGGGATCGGCACGTCGGGTGACGTCACCGCTGCGCTCGCCGCCGGTGCCAGCGCCACCGCCGTCGGCACCTTCGTCCTCCGGACCGACGAGGCCGGCACGAGCTACACCCACCGGAACGCGCTCGGCGATCCCGCGTTCCGGGAGACCGCGCTCACGCGGGCGTTCACGGGCCGACCGGCGCGGGCCCTCGTGAACGACTTCGTCCGCGCCCACACCGACGCGCCCCTCGGCTACCCGGCCCTGCACCACCTCACCAAGCCGATCCGCGGTGCGGCCGCGGATGCCCGCGCCCCCGAGCGGCTCCACCTGTGGGCGGGACGCGCCTGGCGCGCCGCACCGACAGGCGCCGTCGCGGACGCACTCGCCACGCTGGTTCGGTGACGCGCGCAGCGAACGCACCCCGTGCCTCCCGTCCGGCGGTGCGCGCCACCCGTCGGACGGCGCTACGCTCGAAGACGGTCCGCGACGCAGCGCTGCGGTGACCCGCGGGCTTGTACGTCTTGAAGGTGATCCCAGGAGGACCCAAGTGACCGAATCCGCTCCCGTCGACCCCACATCGACCGACGGCTGGAAGAAGCTCGCCGGCATCGCCGACGGCTTCACCCCGGACCTGCGAGGGTGGTTCGACACCGACCCCGGTCGTGCCGAGCGCTACACGTTCCAGGCCGCCGACCTGACCGTGGACCTGTCGAAGGGCCTCGTCACCGACGAGATCCTCCAGGACCTGCTGCAGGTCGCGAAGGACACCGGCGTCGCCGAGCGCTTCCAGGCGATGCTCGCCGGTGAGCACATCAACGCCACCGAGGACCGCGCCGTCCTGCACACCGCCCTCCGCCGCCCGAAGGGTGCCTCGCCGGCGCTCGTCGTCGACGGCCAGGACGTCGACGCCGACGTGCACGCCACGCTCGACAAGGTCTACGCCTTCGCCACGAAGGTCCGCGACGGGTCTTGGACCGGTGTCACCGGCAAGCGCATCGAGACCGTCGTGAACATCGGCATCGGTGGCTCGGACCTCGGCCCGGTCATGGTCTACGAAGCCCTGAAGCCGTACGTGCAGCCCGGGCTCGAGGCGCGCTTCGTCTCGAACATCGACCCCGCGGACATCTACGAGAAGACCGCCGACCTCGACCCCGAGACCACGCTCTTCATCGTCGCGTCGAAGACCTTCGGCACGCTCGAGACCCTGACGAACGCCCGCCTCGCGCGGCAGTGGCTCTGGGAGCGGCTCGGCCTCACCGACGCCTCCGACGACGAGAAGTCGAACGCCGTCGCGAAGCACTTCGTGGCCGTCTCGACCGCGCTCGACAAGGTCGCCGCGTTCGGCATCGACCCGGAGAACGCCTTCGGCTTCTGGGACTGGGTGGGCGGCCGCTACTCGGTCGACTCCGCCATCGGCACGAGCGTCGTCATCGCCATCGGCCCGGAGAACTGGGAGCAGTTCCTCGCGGGCTTCCACGCCATCGACGAGCACGTCCGCACGACGCCGCTCGAGCAGAACGTCCCCGTCCTGATGGGCCTGCTCAACGTCTGGTACTCGAACTTCCTCGGCGCGCAGAGCCACGCGGTCCTGCCGTACACGCAGTACCTGCACCGCTTCGCCGCGTACCTGCAGCAGCTCACCATGGAGTCGAACGGCAAGCGCGTCCGCTGGGACGGCTCGCCCGTCACCACCGAGACCGGCGAGGTCTTCTGGGGCGAGCCGGGCACGAACGGCCAGCACGCGTTCTACCAGCTCATCCACCAGGGCACGCGACTCATCCCGACGGACTTCATCACGGTCGCGAAGCCCGCTCGTCCGCTCAAGGACGAGACCGGCGACGGCGGGGCCGTACAGCCCGGGCAGGACGTGCACGCGCTGTTCCTCGCGAACTTCTTCGCGCAGACGAAGGCGCTCGCGTTCGGCAAGACCGCGGACGAGGTCCGCGCCGA
The sequence above is a segment of the Curtobacterium sp. BH-2-1-1 genome. Coding sequences within it:
- the pgi gene encoding glucose-6-phosphate isomerase, producing MTESAPVDPTSTDGWKKLAGIADGFTPDLRGWFDTDPGRAERYTFQAADLTVDLSKGLVTDEILQDLLQVAKDTGVAERFQAMLAGEHINATEDRAVLHTALRRPKGASPALVVDGQDVDADVHATLDKVYAFATKVRDGSWTGVTGKRIETVVNIGIGGSDLGPVMVYEALKPYVQPGLEARFVSNIDPADIYEKTADLDPETTLFIVASKTFGTLETLTNARLARQWLWERLGLTDASDDEKSNAVAKHFVAVSTALDKVAAFGIDPENAFGFWDWVGGRYSVDSAIGTSVVIAIGPENWEQFLAGFHAIDEHVRTTPLEQNVPVLMGLLNVWYSNFLGAQSHAVLPYTQYLHRFAAYLQQLTMESNGKRVRWDGSPVTTETGEVFWGEPGTNGQHAFYQLIHQGTRLIPTDFITVAKPARPLKDETGDGGAVQPGQDVHALFLANFFAQTKALAFGKTADEVRAEGTTDEAIVSARTFTGNKPSTSILAPELTPSVLGQLIALYEHIVFTEGTIWGIDSFDQWGVELGKQLALQIAPAVDGDQAALDAQDSSTKALIAKYLELRGE